A genome region from Clostridium pasteurianum includes the following:
- a CDS encoding DUF445 domain-containing protein, with amino-acid sequence MNYRNKANITLVMVSVGFIIAFIIKYYVLNNAYSDFLFTIMEAGLVGGVADWFAITALYRKPLGVSFHTALIPRNREKIIDATASFVEKELLSSESIKQKIEKNNIGDKLIENIIKNEKSICLKAFSLIDEYVNKIDKNKIKEEIKKLREKYLNELYSSSRIKCIAECIYTNNKEKILNVISDFLLYVLKKPEVEDYIYNFADKVKKENTKGTFAKIGLSIFEASDSVNTREACKIFYEELIHKVKGLSEPQNYYRNEIDKCIMRFLDRLDSSDGNLEVIKENIFGDDSIEKIMNKLFLKSKIQFEENELYGCFISEKLFGIFVNCFKKLKDDRKSLSKIEDYVQKTVINLLQEKHYVIGKFIRDTLNEFDDKRLNEFIDDKVGSDLQWIRINGSVVGGFAGMILFFIMKFIYNPFISPAIRGLFLR; translated from the coding sequence ATGAATTATAGAAACAAAGCTAATATAACTCTTGTAATGGTTTCAGTTGGTTTTATAATTGCTTTCATAATAAAATATTACGTGTTAAATAATGCATATAGTGATTTCCTATTTACTATAATGGAGGCAGGGCTTGTAGGAGGAGTTGCTGATTGGTTTGCTATAACAGCCCTTTATAGAAAACCACTTGGTGTATCATTTCATACGGCACTTATACCTAGAAATAGGGAAAAAATAATTGATGCCACAGCTAGTTTTGTAGAGAAAGAACTTTTAAGTAGTGAGTCTATAAAGCAGAAGATAGAAAAGAACAATATTGGAGATAAGTTGATTGAAAATATAATAAAAAATGAGAAGAGTATATGTTTAAAGGCTTTTAGCCTAATTGATGAATACGTAAATAAAATAGACAAAAATAAAATAAAAGAAGAAATAAAAAAGCTTAGAGAAAAGTATCTAAATGAGCTTTACAGCAGCAGTAGAATAAAATGTATAGCAGAGTGTATATATACTAATAATAAGGAAAAAATTTTAAATGTTATTTCTGACTTCTTGCTTTATGTTTTAAAAAAACCAGAAGTAGAGGATTATATATATAATTTTGCAGATAAAGTTAAAAAGGAGAATACTAAAGGTACTTTTGCCAAAATAGGATTGTCTATTTTTGAAGCTTCAGATAGTGTTAATACAAGAGAAGCATGCAAAATATTTTATGAAGAGCTTATACATAAGGTGAAGGGATTAAGCGAGCCTCAAAATTATTATAGAAATGAAATTGACAAGTGCATTATGAGGTTTTTAGATAGATTAGATTCTAGTGACGGTAATTTGGAAGTCATTAAAGAGAATATCTTTGGCGATGATAGTATAGAAAAGATTATGAATAAGTTATTTTTAAAGTCAAAAATTCAGTTTGAGGAAAATGAACTTTATGGATGTTTTATATCTGAAAAATTATTCGGGATTTTTGTGAATTGCTTTAAAAAGTTAAAGGATGATAGAAAAAGCTTAAGTAAAATTGAAGACTATGTTCAGAAAACGGTTATAAATTTACTTCAAGAGAAGCATTATGTTATAGGAAAATTTATAAGAGATACACTTAATGAGTTTGATGATAAAAGATTAAATGAATTCATTGATGATAAGGTTGGAAGTGATCTTCAGTGGATAAGGATAAATGGATCGGTTGTTGGTGGATTTGCAGGTATGATTTTATTTTTTATTATGAAATTCATATATAATCCATTTATATCACCTGCAATAAGGGGATTGTTTTTAAGATAA
- a CDS encoding DUF3892 domain-containing protein — protein sequence MKNVYDYGVYAVRYDKNNSRQFITRVKVCFIKDNNISLPTEFSRDFLIADIEDGNKYYTMYKNDNKWDRKKRVSIDYIKGEAYVKIKTDDRVCDDLGDLPRY from the coding sequence TTGAAAAACGTTTACGATTATGGAGTTTATGCTGTTCGTTATGACAAAAATAACAGTAGACAATTTATAACTAGAGTTAAAGTTTGTTTTATAAAGGACAATAATATAAGTTTGCCAACTGAATTTTCGAGGGATTTTTTAATAGCTGATATAGAGGATGGAAATAAATATTATACTATGTACAAAAATGATAACAAGTGGGATAGAAAAAAGCGGGTTAGTATAGACTATATTAAAGGTGAAGCGTATGTTAAAATTAAAACGGACGACAGAGTATGTGATGACCTAGGCGATTTGCCACGATATTAA
- a CDS encoding response regulator: MYTVLHIEKNNFFREMLKGILDKKGYYYVATDSFDEAEEILNREHISLIITSFIADGDTIEKFISDVNLSKHSEVPIFLVTSNEMDSDKKRIMNLGITDYITKDVFLDEISKHIDVVFQEDQYMNDLKKAKIAVLDDSKFELKRNKDILDKYGIENVDYYSTGRELLNSDKKYDIYLVDIVLNHEFGKNIIMNIKRNNINSSIIAVTGITNPKTISSILNAGADDFITKPVEETLFIAKLKANVRLYSLNKQVKKLLKEITKLN; encoded by the coding sequence ATGTATACAGTACTTCATATTGAAAAAAACAATTTTTTTAGAGAAATGCTTAAGGGTATTTTGGACAAAAAGGGTTACTATTATGTTGCTACGGATAGTTTTGACGAGGCAGAAGAGATTCTTAATAGAGAGCACATTAGCTTAATCATAACATCATTTATTGCAGATGGAGATACGATAGAAAAGTTTATTTCTGATGTGAACTTAAGTAAGCACAGTGAAGTTCCAATATTTTTAGTTACAAGTAATGAAATGGATAGCGATAAGAAGAGGATAATGAACCTTGGAATTACTGATTATATAACTAAGGATGTATTTTTAGATGAAATATCGAAGCATATTGATGTTGTTTTCCAAGAAGATCAATATATGAATGATTTAAAAAAGGCAAAAATTGCAGTTTTAGATGATAGTAAATTTGAACTTAAGCGAAACAAAGATATTTTAGATAAATATGGAATTGAAAATGTAGATTACTATAGCACTGGTAGGGAACTTTTAAATTCTGATAAAAAGTATGATATTTATCTTGTAGATATAGTCCTTAATCATGAGTTTGGAAAAAATATAATTATGAATATAAAGAGAAATAATATAAATTCTTCTATAATTGCTGTTACGGGTATTACAAATCCTAAGACAATTTCAAGTATTTTAAATGCTGGTGCCGATGATTTTATTACAAAACCAGTGGAGGAAACTTTATTTATAGCCAAGCTTAAGGCAAATGTAAGATTATACTCTTTAAACAAGCAAGTGAAGAAATTGCTAAAAGAGATAACAAAACTTAATTGA
- a CDS encoding DUF4883 family protein, protein MIVIKARKIILLAALTIFLVCFCGCDNELLHKKKPFNFYYTNLLAESFVKEKVIKVSLIDTVYYKNYILNNSDISVLKNFLIHLKKHNYINKPSNLPEKPMYRFFLTFSRKKFVLDVYNKNYVTVSPWDGYYPKDFLNITDIPSSCNPYNLGTHVIPR, encoded by the coding sequence GTGATTGTTATTAAAGCGCGAAAAATTATTTTATTAGCAGCATTAACTATTTTTCTAGTATGTTTTTGCGGCTGTGATAATGAACTTTTACATAAGAAAAAGCCATTTAACTTTTATTACACAAACCTTTTGGCAGAAAGTTTCGTAAAAGAAAAAGTCATAAAAGTTTCTTTAATAGATACAGTATACTATAAAAATTACATTTTAAATAATTCTGATATATCAGTCTTAAAAAACTTTTTAATTCATTTGAAAAAGCATAATTACATAAATAAACCCTCAAACCTTCCAGAGAAACCTATGTACCGATTTTTTTTAACCTTTTCAAGGAAAAAATTTGTTTTAGATGTATACAATAAAAATTATGTAACTGTATCCCCATGGGATGGATATTACCCTAAGGACTTTTTGAATATAACAGATATTCCATCTTCCTGCAACCCTTATAATTTAGGCACACACGTAATACCACGTTAG
- a CDS encoding DUF6483 family protein, whose translation MIKKNISKLLSEEFKNNIDKIHKLKDLNKDAFPAIDDSFKRFSGMSSSFINSVSMKDLLNFLKTNNMPDGNKLIIVSALLFEEGTIFEDNEDNISEAFFRYERAFNLIYTVFNDDLDCDIENYTALSDTTIERLTQYELSTETMEKLFKYFKITENYAKADDCLYELMNSSDSNNFKETAINFYHELLSKSDEDLLKGNLKRSEVEEYLKELS comes from the coding sequence TTGATTAAAAAAAATATAAGTAAACTTCTAAGCGAAGAATTTAAAAATAATATTGATAAAATACATAAACTTAAGGATTTAAATAAGGATGCCTTCCCTGCAATAGATGATTCTTTTAAGAGGTTTTCGGGAATGAGCTCAAGTTTTATAAATTCAGTTTCTATGAAAGACCTTTTAAACTTTCTAAAAACAAATAATATGCCTGATGGAAATAAACTCATAATAGTATCAGCACTTTTATTCGAAGAGGGTACTATTTTTGAAGACAATGAAGACAATATATCAGAAGCTTTTTTTAGATATGAAAGGGCCTTCAACTTAATATACACAGTTTTTAATGATGATTTAGACTGCGATATAGAAAATTATACGGCTTTATCAGACACTACTATAGAAAGATTAACTCAATATGAGCTAAGCACGGAAACCATGGAAAAATTATTCAAGTATTTTAAAATCACTGAAAATTACGCTAAAGCAGATGACTGCCTTTATGAACTAATGAATTCAAGTGATAGCAATAATTTTAAGGAAACAGCTATAAACTTTTACCATGAGCTTCTCAGTAAATCAGATGAAGACTTATTAAAAGGAAATCTTAAAAGATCAGAAGTAGAAGAATATTTAAAAGAACTAAGCTAA
- a CDS encoding DUF445 domain-containing protein — MKKSNKYKASSLLTFFGVCYFISSAFKDNFYGGLISSISEAALVGGIADWFGVTAIFKKPLNINWPKKIFRTDILRDNKEKFVCTIVDMVENDLLSKEKINEKVRNYDFFSAILNMKLLKKEVLQNIISRIDIKRFLKDNIYENEAYVNKALDNFIQSKLYDKAVELVIGEMVKVINEDFSIKFINEILTDTIKRYEGNSLRRKLTTGFILKAVFKGNLKLAPYIVKDKIIEKLNSIRSGKNEYKEDVKKFILSIYKNKDKSSFPDVSTLVKDCAKRCENCPKECKIWNKKYSEDNISELIINAVNNLDKKVVNEFISNFIEKLVNSKHKEIGSIVRESLNKYNDDEIIKLAYDKAGDDLQLIRINGSVVGGMVGMLVFIVTKILI, encoded by the coding sequence ATGAAGAAAAGTAATAAATATAAAGCATCAAGTTTGTTGACCTTTTTTGGTGTATGCTATTTTATAAGTAGTGCATTTAAGGACAATTTTTATGGAGGTCTTATTTCAAGTATATCGGAGGCAGCTCTTGTAGGCGGCATAGCAGACTGGTTTGGTGTTACAGCTATTTTTAAAAAGCCACTTAATATAAACTGGCCTAAAAAAATATTTAGAACGGATATACTTAGAGATAATAAAGAAAAATTTGTTTGTACAATAGTGGATATGGTTGAAAATGATCTTCTAAGTAAAGAAAAAATAAATGAAAAGGTAAGAAATTATGATTTCTTTTCAGCTATTTTAAATATGAAGCTGCTTAAAAAAGAAGTTCTTCAAAATATAATATCTCGAATAGATATTAAAAGATTTTTAAAGGATAATATATATGAAAATGAAGCATATGTAAATAAAGCTTTAGATAATTTTATTCAGAGTAAGTTATATGATAAAGCGGTAGAACTAGTTATAGGAGAAATGGTGAAAGTCATAAATGAGGATTTCTCCATAAAATTTATTAATGAGATTTTAACAGATACTATAAAAAGATATGAAGGAAATAGTCTTAGGAGAAAGCTTACAACTGGATTTATTCTTAAGGCTGTTTTTAAAGGAAATTTGAAATTAGCTCCATATATAGTTAAGGATAAAATTATAGAAAAGCTAAACAGTATAAGAAGTGGAAAAAATGAATATAAGGAAGATGTTAAGAAATTCATACTATCTATTTATAAAAATAAGGATAAATCCTCTTTCCCTGATGTTTCAACTTTAGTAAAGGACTGTGCTAAAAGGTGTGAAAACTGTCCAAAGGAGTGTAAGATATGGAATAAAAAATACAGTGAAGACAACATTAGCGAGTTAATAATAAATGCTGTAAATAATCTTGATAAAAAGGTAGTGAATGAATTTATAAGCAATTTTATAGAAAAACTCGTTAATTCTAAACACAAGGAAATAGGCAGTATAGTACGTGAAAGTTTAAACAAATATAATGATGATGAGATAATAAAGTTAGCTTATGATAAAGCTGGTGATGACCTTCAACTTATAAGAATAAATGGTTCTGTTGTTGGAGGGATGGTAGGTATGCTAGTATTTATAGTTACAAAAATATTAATTTAA
- a CDS encoding lytic transglycosylase domain-containing protein, which yields MKSKFFTFFIIIIVVIIALNTKNILKHFYPVKYLTYVKTYSTKNKIDPYFVLAVIRSESDFNNDAKSNKSAYGLMQITPETADWAAKKMGINNFKTDDLYNPEINIEIGCWYIKDLSNEFNGDKTLILAAYNGGRGNVKKWLNNKANSKDGKTLHYIPYGETSKYVKKVMSDYEIYKRLYGN from the coding sequence ATGAAGTCTAAATTTTTTACATTTTTTATAATAATAATTGTTGTAATTATAGCTTTAAATACAAAAAACATATTAAAGCACTTTTATCCAGTTAAGTATCTTACTTATGTAAAAACATATTCAACTAAAAATAAGATTGATCCTTATTTTGTATTAGCTGTAATAAGATCAGAAAGTGACTTTAATAATGATGCAAAATCAAATAAAAGTGCCTATGGTCTTATGCAGATTACTCCGGAAACTGCTGATTGGGCAGCGAAAAAGATGGGAATTAATAATTTTAAGACTGATGACTTGTATAATCCTGAGATAAACATAGAAATAGGATGCTGGTATATAAAGGACCTGTCAAATGAGTTTAACGGCGATAAGACACTCATTTTAGCTGCTTATAATGGTGGAAGGGGTAACGTTAAGAAGTGGCTTAATAATAAAGCTAATTCTAAAGATGGAAAGACACTTCATTATATACCATATGGTGAGACTAGCAAATATGTTAAAAAGGTAATGAGCGATTATGAAATATATAAACGACTTTATGGTAATTAG
- the polA gene encoding DNA polymerase I — protein MERLLILDCNSLMNRAFYALPELTNTEGVHTNAIYGFMNMLLKMRDEIKPDYIVTTFDRKAPTFRHKEYSDYKAGRKKMPPELSEQFPILKELLEKLAINIFEIDGFEADDLIGTLATYAKEKGIEVYIVTGDRDALQLSDDNVKVVINKKGMTEKEIYDKKRMIEEFGVTPLQFIDVKGLMGDNSDNIPGVPGIGPKTAFKLIHEYGSVENVLENIDNIKGNKVKENLEKYAEQAVFSKKLATIMTNVPIEIDIDDIRSKENFDVPGAKKLLRWLEFRNIMEKIPKLNEESEENTIDVKSVDIDEFSKFHEFVLGVKDTTIYMTYAIGEGNVYSKSYIDKMFIKTDKDTYFIEIKKIMDEKKEDTLEDLKKFFENETIAKVIHDSKKLYTILGKNEIKIKNIIFDTAIAEYLINPSKKEYNLKDAAEEMLSLDLTGEENDIRIKEVYIMDKIYNNLKNKIEALEMEDLYYKVELPLVEVLASMESEGFKVEKDKLEQIGEKFNGEITKVKNAIYEMSGEEFNISSPKQLGKILFEKLDLPVIKKTKTGYSTNAEVLDKLLDKHPIIEKVIYYRHLTKLYSTYVEGLKPVIDVDEKIHSSFNQTVTTTGRLSSTEPNLQNIPIKSEMGREIRRVFVPENDECIILSADYSQIELRVLAHIADDENLISAFKNHSDIHTKTASEVFRVPIGEVTPKMRSNAKAVNFGIVYGIGDFSLAKDIKVSRKEAKEYIETYFERYPNVKKYLDDTIAKAKKDMYVTTIMNRRRTIPEINSSNKMVKSFGERLAMNTPIQGSAADLIKLAMVNVYNKIKELKLKSRLILQVHDELILNVYKDELDTVKNMVKFEMEKAMELKVPLEVDIKSGSTWYEAK, from the coding sequence ATGGAAAGACTGCTTATATTAGATTGTAATAGCCTTATGAATAGAGCTTTTTATGCTTTACCTGAACTTACCAATACAGAGGGAGTCCATACTAATGCAATATATGGTTTTATGAATATGCTGCTTAAAATGAGAGATGAAATAAAACCTGATTACATAGTCACAACATTTGATAGGAAGGCTCCTACTTTTAGACACAAGGAATATTCAGATTATAAGGCAGGAAGAAAGAAAATGCCTCCAGAGCTTAGTGAGCAGTTTCCTATTTTAAAAGAATTGCTTGAAAAATTAGCTATAAATATATTTGAAATAGATGGATTTGAAGCTGATGATCTTATAGGAACATTAGCTACATATGCAAAGGAAAAAGGAATTGAAGTATACATAGTTACTGGAGACAGGGATGCTCTGCAACTTTCCGATGATAATGTTAAAGTTGTTATAAATAAAAAAGGTATGACGGAAAAAGAAATATACGATAAAAAAAGAATGATAGAGGAATTTGGAGTTACACCTCTTCAATTCATAGATGTAAAAGGACTTATGGGCGATAATTCGGATAACATACCAGGGGTTCCAGGAATAGGACCTAAAACTGCTTTTAAACTTATACATGAATATGGCAGCGTGGAAAATGTCCTTGAAAACATAGATAACATAAAAGGTAATAAGGTAAAAGAAAATTTAGAAAAATATGCTGAACAGGCGGTTTTTAGTAAAAAACTTGCAACTATAATGACAAATGTTCCTATTGAAATTGATATTGATGATATAAGATCTAAGGAAAATTTTGACGTACCAGGTGCAAAAAAGCTTTTAAGATGGCTTGAGTTTAGAAACATAATGGAGAAAATACCTAAACTTAATGAAGAAAGCGAAGAAAATACAATTGATGTGAAAAGTGTAGATATAGATGAATTTTCTAAGTTTCATGAATTTGTGTTGGGAGTTAAAGATACCACTATATACATGACATATGCTATAGGTGAGGGAAATGTATATTCTAAAAGTTATATAGATAAAATGTTCATAAAAACAGATAAAGACACATATTTTATTGAAATTAAGAAGATAATGGATGAAAAAAAGGAAGATACTTTAGAGGATTTGAAGAAGTTTTTTGAAAATGAGACTATAGCTAAAGTAATTCATGATTCTAAAAAGTTATACACAATACTTGGTAAGAATGAAATAAAGATAAAAAACATAATATTTGATACAGCAATAGCTGAATACCTCATAAATCCTTCTAAAAAAGAGTACAATTTAAAAGATGCTGCTGAAGAAATGCTCTCACTGGATTTGACGGGAGAGGAAAATGATATTAGAATAAAAGAAGTCTATATAATGGATAAAATTTACAACAACCTTAAAAATAAAATTGAAGCTCTTGAGATGGAAGACTTGTACTATAAAGTAGAGTTGCCATTAGTAGAGGTACTGGCATCTATGGAAAGTGAAGGATTTAAGGTTGAAAAAGATAAACTTGAACAAATTGGTGAGAAATTTAATGGCGAGATAACAAAAGTTAAGAATGCAATATATGAAATGTCAGGTGAGGAGTTTAATATAAGTTCTCCAAAGCAGCTGGGTAAAATACTCTTTGAAAAATTAGATTTACCTGTGATAAAAAAGACTAAAACTGGTTATTCAACAAATGCGGAAGTCTTGGATAAACTTTTGGATAAACATCCTATAATTGAAAAAGTAATATACTATAGACATCTTACAAAATTATACTCTACATATGTGGAGGGGCTTAAGCCTGTTATAGATGTTGATGAGAAGATACATTCAAGCTTTAATCAAACGGTAACTACAACAGGAAGACTTTCAAGTACTGAACCAAACCTTCAAAACATACCAATTAAGAGCGAAATGGGAAGAGAAATAAGAAGGGTTTTTGTACCAGAAAATGATGAGTGTATAATACTTTCAGCGGATTATTCTCAAATAGAGCTTAGGGTACTTGCACATATTGCTGATGATGAAAATTTAATTAGTGCTTTTAAGAATCACAGTGATATTCATACTAAAACTGCTTCCGAGGTTTTCAGGGTTCCAATTGGAGAAGTTACACCTAAAATGCGAAGTAATGCAAAAGCAGTAAACTTTGGTATTGTTTATGGAATAGGGGATTTTAGCTTAGCTAAGGATATAAAAGTATCAAGGAAGGAAGCTAAAGAGTATATTGAAACTTATTTTGAAAGATATCCAAATGTAAAGAAATATTTAGATGATACCATTGCAAAAGCTAAAAAGGATATGTATGTTACGACCATAATGAATAGAAGGAGAACCATTCCTGAAATAAATTCATCCAATAAAATGGTTAAAAGTTTTGGTGAAAGACTTGCAATGAATACTCCTATACAGGGAAGTGCAGCAGATTTAATAAAGCTTGCTATGGTAAATGTTTATAATAAAATTAAAGAACTAAAGCTTAAAAGTAGACTTATACTTCAGGTTCATGATGAGCTTATTTTGAATGTATATAAAGATGAACTAGATACAGTAAAGAATATGGTAAAATTTGAAATGGAGAAGGCTATGGAGCTTAAAGTTCCATTAGAAGTCGATATAAAATCAGGTAGTACCTGGTATGAAGCAAAATAA
- the coaE gene encoding dephospho-CoA kinase (Dephospho-CoA kinase (CoaE) performs the final step in coenzyme A biosynthesis.), protein MLKIGLTGGIGSGKSTISRMFKERQVLVIDADQVAKSVIKEHPEIVTAVKNKFGNDFFDESGALKRREFGNFIFSNENYRKEYENIIMPYIKKDIERTMKTYESLDENVCVLDAPTLIENDVYKDMDINILVWVDRNTQIERVKARDNMSEDEVILRINSQMPLDEKKKYVDFVIDNSGTFENTIKQIDRIGQSVNIMKEK, encoded by the coding sequence ATGTTAAAAATTGGCCTTACAGGAGGAATTGGCAGCGGAAAGAGCACAATTTCAAGAATGTTTAAAGAAAGGCAAGTTTTAGTTATAGATGCGGATCAAGTGGCAAAGAGTGTAATTAAAGAGCATCCAGAGATAGTTACAGCAGTAAAAAATAAATTTGGAAATGACTTTTTTGATGAATCAGGTGCACTTAAAAGAAGAGAGTTTGGAAATTTTATTTTTAGTAATGAGAATTACAGGAAAGAATATGAAAATATTATAATGCCATATATCAAGAAAGATATAGAAAGAACTATGAAAACTTATGAGAGCCTTGATGAAAATGTATGTGTCCTTGATGCACCAACACTTATAGAAAATGATGTTTACAAGGATATGGATATAAATATTCTTGTTTGGGTGGATAGAAATACACAGATAGAGAGAGTTAAAGCAAGAGATAATATGTCTGAGGATGAAGTTATCCTGAGGATTAATTCTCAAATGCCGCTAGATGAAAAAAAGAAGTACGTGGATTTTGTAATTGACAACAGCGGTACATTTGAAAATACAATTAAGCAGATTGATAGAATAGGGCAGTCTGTAAACATAATGAAGGAAAAATAA
- a CDS encoding PHP domain-containing protein — protein sequence MYVKGDFHIHTNASDGKYAPEKVVEIAKNNDIDIMAVTDHDTTDSVSRAISYGEKLGIKVIPGIELSTLQNGESIHILGYFRDNSYQNKSFQEFLLGMKNYRVWRAKKIVENLDTFFNIKLDYKSILKEAHNIVARPHIARAIISSDYDFTYEYIFENILNKESPAYVPNKKVSVSEGIDILKNANAVVILAHPILIKKTPVEELLKLNFDGLEAIYSLNKESDTKRFLEIATNYNKIVTAGSDFHTDDPSDTKHGKLGQVHLDSKNIDILLSK from the coding sequence ATGTACGTTAAAGGTGATTTTCATATTCACACAAATGCATCTGACGGAAAATATGCTCCGGAAAAAGTAGTTGAGATTGCCAAGAATAATGATATTGACATAATGGCTGTAACTGACCATGATACTACAGATTCAGTTAGTAGAGCTATATCTTACGGTGAAAAATTAGGTATAAAAGTGATTCCAGGAATAGAATTATCAACTCTTCAAAATGGAGAAAGCATTCACATTCTAGGATATTTCAGAGATAATTCATACCAAAATAAAAGTTTTCAGGAGTTCCTATTAGGTATGAAAAATTATAGAGTATGGAGAGCAAAAAAAATAGTTGAAAATCTAGATACTTTTTTTAATATAAAGCTAGATTATAAAAGCATATTAAAAGAAGCCCATAATATTGTAGCAAGACCTCATATAGCGCGGGCAATAATCTCTAGTGACTATGATTTTACTTATGAATATATATTTGAGAACATATTAAACAAGGAAAGTCCCGCATATGTTCCAAACAAAAAAGTATCTGTGTCAGAAGGAATTGATATTTTAAAAAATGCCAATGCAGTAGTAATTTTAGCTCATCCAATTTTAATAAAAAAGACACCTGTAGAGGAACTTTTAAAGCTTAATTTTGATGGACTTGAGGCAATTTATTCATTAAATAAAGAATCTGATACAAAAAGGTTTTTAGAAATAGCTACAAATTACAACAAAATAGTAACCGCAGGTTCGGATTTCCATACAGATGATCCATCAGACACAAAACACGGAAAATTAGGTCAGGTTCATTTAGATAGTAAGAATATAGATATATTACTATCCAAATAA
- a CDS encoding cation diffusion facilitator family transporter has protein sequence MNKHNSAVLSIASNSILIVFKLTAGIAMNSISVISEAIHSSIDLVASLIAFFSIRKSSEKEDEGHPFGHGKYENVSGFAEAILIIFAAAMIIYEAVTKLVSHSEIQNVNSGIYVMLISSGVNLFISIILSKCAKKTNSIALEADAAHLFTDVFTSMGVFLGLILLKITKIKLIDSAAAFIVAFLIIKTGVDLIKKSLKDLVDSSLDKEDLNKIAAIIKNHPYVEGYHKLRTRKCGNTREIDIHIQIVGTDSLEKTHNICSDIEKQIKTIFPDSCTVIHPEPYKGNFLKNKS, from the coding sequence ATGAACAAACATAATTCAGCAGTATTATCTATTGCATCAAATAGTATTTTAATAGTTTTTAAACTTACTGCTGGTATTGCAATGAACTCAATTAGTGTAATATCTGAGGCTATTCATTCATCAATAGATCTTGTAGCAAGTTTAATAGCCTTTTTTTCCATAAGAAAATCATCCGAAAAAGAAGATGAAGGACATCCGTTTGGACATGGCAAATATGAAAACGTATCTGGATTTGCTGAAGCAATACTGATAATATTTGCAGCTGCAATGATAATATATGAGGCAGTCACAAAATTAGTATCTCACTCAGAAATACAAAATGTAAATTCAGGAATCTATGTAATGCTTATATCTTCTGGAGTTAACTTGTTTATATCAATTATACTTTCTAAATGCGCCAAAAAGACAAATTCCATTGCTCTTGAAGCAGATGCAGCACATTTATTTACTGATGTTTTCACATCAATGGGAGTATTTTTGGGGTTAATTCTTCTAAAAATAACTAAAATAAAGCTCATAGACTCTGCAGCTGCCTTTATAGTAGCATTCTTAATAATAAAAACCGGAGTAGATTTAATAAAAAAGTCTTTAAAAGATTTAGTGGACAGCAGTCTTGATAAAGAAGATCTAAATAAAATAGCCGCTATAATTAAGAACCATCCTTATGTAGAAGGATACCATAAACTTAGGACAAGAAAATGCGGCAATACCCGTGAAATAGATATTCATATACAAATAGTTGGCACTGATTCACTAGAAAAGACCCACAATATATGTTCTGATATTGAAAAGCAAATAAAGACCATCTTTCCGGACTCCTGTACAGTAATTCATCCAGAACCTTACAAAGGAAACTTTTTAAAAAATAAGTCTTAA